TGGGGCCGCGGTAGCCTTTGAGTATGGTAATGTGGCCGGCAATCAGGTTAATCAGCGAGCCGGGGATAAAAAACGGGTTGATTTTGCGCGCGCCGCTTTCCTGCAATACGGCACCGGTGGCTTCGATGCTGGGCAGACCGCCGATGCCGGAGCCGATATTGACGCCTATGCGGTCTTTATCCAAACCTTCGGTTTCGTCCAGCCCGGAGTCGGCAACGGCCTGCAGAGCGGCGGCGATGCCGTAATGGATAAAGGCATCCATGCGGCGGGCTTCTTTGGGGCTGATGTAGGCATTGATGTCGAAATCTTTGACTTCTCCTGCAACTTGGCTGCTGATGTCGGAGGCATCGAAGCGGGTGATGGTGCCGATGCCGCTGTTGCCGGCCAAAAGGTTGCTCCAAGCGGAGGCGGTATCGTTGCCGACGGGCGATACCTGCCCCAAACCTGTGATAACGACTCTTCGCTGACTCATAATGTTCTCGCTGTTCCGGTTGGGCGGCCTGCGGCACGGTGGCGGGCAGGCCGTCTGAAATTTCGTTGTGGAGGGTTTGCAGGCCAAAAAGCCTCTGTCGGCAGGAAAACCCGCAGCAGAGGCTGATTCGGTATGGTTTAAGGCACTGCGCGTTTAGGCGGAGTGTGATTGGATATAGTCGATAGCCAGTTGCACGGTGGTGATTTTTTCGGCTTCTTCATCGGGGATTTCGCAGCCGAAAGCTTCTTCCAGTGCCATAACCAGCTCAACGGTGTCGAGTGAGTCGGCACCCAAGTCGTCTTGGAAAGAAGACTCGTTTTTCACTTCGGCTTCGTTTACACCCAGTTGTTCGGCAACAATTTTTTTAACTTGTTGTTCAATGTTTGACATATCGGTCGGTCCTTAAATGCCTTATGGGGAAAGGCGGGTTTGAAAATAAACTCGGTCGGATTGTACCGAATCTTTTTAGAGTTTTCTATCGAAAAATGCACAAAAAGCAGGCCGCCGAAGCGGCGCAGGGTTAGGCGGCATATTAGCATAGGCTGCTTTTTAACCACAATAGCCTTTTTATTTTGTTTTATTTTCAATTTGTTAATTGTTTTTTTGAGCTTTGGGCGGGCGTTGCGGGCATTGTTGGGTTAAGGGCGGTGATGGCGGGGCGGTATGTTCAGACGGCCTTTGCGCCGGGGCTCTGCCGAGGGTTTCGTTGAGAAATTGCAGGATGCAGGCAAATTCGGCGGCTGTCGCTTCTTGGGTGGTGTTGCCGGTGTGGCCGCCGTTGGCGGGGGCGTAGAGCCAGGTGCGGGGGCTGCTGCGGCGCAGTTTGCCGTAAAACTTGAGCGCGTGGGCGGGGTGGACGCGGTCATCACTCAGGCTGGTGGTAATCAGGGCGGGGGGGTAGGTTCGGCCGTCTGAAAGCCGGTGGTAGGGCGAAAGGGCGGCAAGGGCGGCTGCGGATTGGGGGTGTTCGGGGTGGCCGTATTCTTCAATCCAGCTTGCGCCTGCCGAAAGATAGGGGTAGCGCAGCATATCGGTGAGCGGCATTTCGCACACCAGTGCGCCGATTGTTTGCGGTTCGCGCACGAAGGCCGATGCGGTAACCAGGCCGCCATTGCTGCCGCCTTGTATGGCGGTGTGTGCGGGGCTGCTCAGGCCGCGCGTGTGCAGGTCGCGGACAACGGCAAGCAGATCGTCTGTGCTTTTGTGTTTGTGTATGCCTTGCGCGGCGCGGTGCCAGCGCGGGCCGAACTCGCCGCCGCCGCGCACGTTGGCCAGCACAAACGATTTGCCCGGTTCGAGCCAGTATTTGCCGATGCTGCCCATGTAGTGCGGCAGCTCGGGCACGGCAAAGCCGCCGTAAACATAAACCAGCGCGGGGGTGTCGGGGGTGTGGTTTTTGCCGACATGGTAATAAGGTATGCGGGTGCTGTCGGCAGATTCGGCATAAAACTGCTGCACTTTGATGCCTTCGGTGTCGAACTGAGGCGGCTGGCGGCGGATAACCGAAAGTTCCATCACGTTGAGATCGAGGGCAAACAGGGTCAGCGGGGTGGTGAAATCGCCGGCGGCGATATACAGTACATCGCCGCCCCAGGGTTGGTCGGTCAGTTCG
This genomic interval from Neisseria musculi contains the following:
- the acpP gene encoding acyl carrier protein; the encoded protein is MSNIEQQVKKIVAEQLGVNEAEVKNESSFQDDLGADSLDTVELVMALEEAFGCEIPDEEAEKITTVQLAIDYIQSHSA